One window of Mucilaginibacter inviolabilis genomic DNA carries:
- a CDS encoding OmpA family protein, with protein sequence MKALKTPFFTLIFALAAITVISCKSKKLVQKPVPVENEQTYAPKPQPAPAPKPAPKETPPPPPAKPNYNFSNIQFEFNSAVLRTSSYQTLDQAAAEMKKDQTVKFVLNGNASSEGTPEHNMELSIERANSVKLYLVNSGINGDNLTVKGYGESKPIADNSTEDGRVLNRRVEIKLNN encoded by the coding sequence ATGAAAGCTTTAAAAACACCCTTTTTTACTTTAATCTTTGCGTTAGCCGCTATCACCGTAATTTCGTGTAAATCAAAAAAACTGGTTCAAAAACCTGTACCGGTTGAAAACGAACAAACTTATGCGCCAAAGCCACAACCGGCTCCGGCTCCAAAACCTGCACCAAAAGAAACTCCGCCGCCACCACCGGCAAAACCAAACTATAACTTTAGCAATATCCAGTTTGAGTTTAACTCTGCTGTACTAAGAACATCTTCTTACCAAACACTTGACCAGGCTGCTGCCGAGATGAAGAAAGACCAAACCGTAAAATTTGTATTGAACGGAAACGCTTCATCAGAAGGTACGCCTGAACACAACATGGAATTATCTATTGAAAGAGCTAATTCGGTAAAATTATACCTGGTAAACAGCGGCATTAACGGTGATAACCTAACTGTGAAAGGTTATGGCGAAAGCAAACCAATTGCCGATAACAGCACTGAAGACGGCAGGGTTTTAAACCGCCGCGTAGAGATCAAACTGAACAACTAA